The following DNA comes from Planctomycetota bacterium.
CCTCATGATCTCGGCGCTCGGGATGCTCGTCTCGGAGGATGACCGGCTCGTGGCGAGCGTGCGGCACGTCCTGGAGACGCTTGCGAAGAACCAGACCCGCCTCGGGCACATCCCGTCGCTGGTCCACGACCCGGAAGACCGCGGGGCGAGCGACACGACGCCCCTGTTTCTCCTCGGCGTCG
Coding sequences within:
- a CDS encoding amylo-alpha-1,6-glucosidase gives rise to the protein MTQERHTHIEDARNAALEVLRHNDHGPCHGLPRTAGWGYPEPYTRDLMISALGMLVSEDDRLVASVRHVLETLAKNQTRLGHIPSLVHDPEDRGASDTTPLFLLGV